A single Paenibacillus sp. FSL R5-0517 DNA region contains:
- a CDS encoding glucose 1-dehydrogenase, with the protein MNEICRRLEGQMALVTGASRGIGRSIAMRLAQEGAHVLVHFGTRQDEAEQVVRHITEHGGQAQAIGADLRTLDGIHALFAQVDDAVRKHGRDGSLDILVNNAGIGQVLGLEETTEASFDEVMNINVKAPLFVSQQAVPRLRDGGRIINISSFVTRVASPGVFAYSMTKGAVDTLTKLLAKELGSRQITVNAIQPGIINTEMNAATLTNPHGQAYAAGLSVLNRWGEPEDVADVAAFLASADSRWVTGQCLDASGGSHL; encoded by the coding sequence ATGAACGAGATATGCAGAAGACTTGAAGGGCAGATGGCCTTGGTAACAGGAGCAAGCAGAGGCATCGGTCGCAGTATTGCAATGCGTCTGGCACAGGAGGGTGCACATGTGCTTGTGCACTTCGGGACACGACAAGACGAAGCGGAGCAGGTTGTGCGGCATATTACAGAACATGGTGGACAGGCGCAAGCCATTGGAGCGGATTTGCGCACGCTGGATGGAATTCATGCATTATTTGCGCAGGTCGATGATGCTGTTCGGAAGCATGGACGAGATGGCAGTCTGGATATTCTGGTAAATAATGCAGGCATCGGGCAGGTTCTTGGTCTGGAGGAGACGACAGAAGCTTCCTTCGACGAAGTGATGAACATAAATGTCAAAGCCCCCCTGTTTGTCAGCCAGCAGGCCGTTCCGCGTCTGCGGGATGGCGGGCGAATCATTAATATTTCTTCTTTTGTTACACGAGTGGCTTCCCCGGGCGTGTTCGCCTATAGCATGACGAAGGGGGCGGTGGATACCCTCACCAAGCTACTGGCCAAAGAGCTGGGAAGTCGCCAGATTACGGTCAACGCGATCCAGCCAGGCATTATTAATACCGAGATGAATGCAGCAACACTCACGAACCCGCATGGACAGGCATATGCAGCAGGTTTGTCTGTTCTTAATCGCTGGGGAGAGCCTGAAGATGTCGCAGATGTAGCTGCATTTCTTGCGTCAGCAGACAGCCGCTGGGTTACCGGACAATGTCTCGATGCCAGTGGGGGATCACATCTCTAA
- a CDS encoding AbfB domain-containing protein: MGNRKAVWLLVFALTFTLFGLHPERTSAASVTITNGTDWLDTAGNPIHANSGNILQVGSMYYLYGEHAVSGRFDSVNVYTSTDLKNWTFSNAILTKDSATELASSKIERPKVIYNASTNQYVLWAHYENGTDYNLGRVAVATSNTPNGKFTYEGSFRPLNYESRDMNVFVDTDGTGYLVTASRKNGGANDSMAIFKMNASYTGIQSFEGWLFENAYREAPAVVKKGNRYYLFTSQAAGWYPNQGAYATATSMAGPWTALTPYGNPSAFGSQIHNIATITGSSTTSYIYMADRWNPMSIGEHKHIWLPLTLNDSNGTASLEWYTTWNIDAATGIVTPPALVNHAQGKTATAISTASGSSASNVNDGNYQTSWVASSNSWPAWWQVDFGAPKTITEIDTSWFMYKGSEGYYKYKIEISNDGINYSTLDRTNNLTYGFTTDAVHFTARYVRINMVNAVLWNNPGNWYTPTLHEVKMLGPATPEATGYSRFSSHNVPDRYIRHANYIARIDANVSPALDSQFRVVPGLASSTGISLESINFPGYFLKRNASNKIVLEAYADTAAYKGDATFLSSPGWADSTKVSLQSYSQPGYYIRHYDYVLQLDAVNATSSATVKGDATFGRTNF, encoded by the coding sequence ATGGGTAACAGGAAAGCGGTCTGGTTACTGGTCTTTGCACTCACGTTCACCCTGTTTGGACTTCATCCTGAGCGAACAAGCGCAGCAAGTGTCACGATCACCAACGGTACCGATTGGCTCGACACCGCAGGCAATCCCATCCATGCGAACAGCGGCAACATTCTACAGGTAGGTTCGATGTATTATCTGTACGGTGAACATGCGGTGAGCGGCAGATTCGACAGCGTGAACGTCTACACCTCCACCGATCTGAAGAACTGGACTTTCAGCAACGCCATCCTGACGAAAGATTCCGCAACCGAGCTGGCCTCCAGCAAGATTGAACGCCCCAAAGTCATCTATAATGCATCAACCAACCAGTATGTGCTCTGGGCACACTATGAGAATGGCACAGACTACAACCTCGGGCGTGTAGCGGTGGCAACGAGCAATACCCCAAATGGCAAATTCACCTATGAGGGCAGCTTCCGCCCACTCAATTATGAATCCCGTGACATGAACGTCTTTGTTGATACAGATGGCACAGGTTATCTGGTTACTGCTTCACGCAAAAATGGCGGTGCCAATGATTCGATGGCTATTTTCAAAATGAATGCAAGTTACACCGGAATACAATCCTTCGAAGGCTGGCTGTTCGAGAATGCCTACCGCGAAGCGCCTGCCGTTGTGAAAAAAGGAAACCGTTACTACCTCTTCACCTCCCAAGCCGCTGGCTGGTATCCGAATCAGGGGGCATATGCTACAGCAACTTCCATGGCGGGCCCGTGGACTGCACTTACACCATATGGAAATCCATCTGCCTTCGGTTCGCAGATTCATAATATTGCCACGATTACAGGCAGCAGCACCACATCCTACATCTACATGGCAGACCGCTGGAACCCCATGAGTATTGGAGAGCACAAACATATCTGGCTACCGCTAACCTTGAATGATTCGAATGGAACAGCATCACTGGAGTGGTATACAACGTGGAATATCGACGCAGCGACAGGCATCGTAACCCCGCCTGCTCTCGTCAACCATGCACAAGGCAAAACAGCTACCGCCATCTCCACAGCCTCCGGCTCATCCGCATCCAACGTCAATGACGGGAACTACCAGACGTCTTGGGTAGCTTCCTCCAATAGCTGGCCTGCATGGTGGCAGGTGGACTTCGGCGCACCGAAGACGATCACGGAGATCGATACGTCCTGGTTTATGTATAAAGGTTCCGAAGGGTACTACAAATATAAAATCGAAATTAGCAACGATGGTATCAATTACTCCACATTGGATCGCACCAACAATCTGACCTATGGTTTCACCACGGACGCTGTGCATTTCACCGCACGTTATGTCCGAATTAATATGGTGAACGCCGTCTTGTGGAATAATCCAGGGAACTGGTACACCCCAACCCTGCACGAGGTCAAAATGTTGGGTCCAGCCACACCGGAAGCCACAGGGTACAGCCGCTTCAGTTCACACAACGTTCCGGATCGATACATCCGTCATGCCAACTACATCGCACGGATTGACGCTAATGTCTCTCCTGCGCTGGACTCCCAGTTCCGTGTCGTACCGGGTCTAGCGAGTTCCACGGGAATTTCACTGGAATCCATTAACTTCCCCGGCTACTTTCTGAAGCGCAACGCCAGCAACAAAATTGTACTTGAAGCCTACGCCGACACCGCTGCCTACAAGGGAGATGCCACGTTCTTGAGCAGCCCTGGTTGGGCTGACAGCACCAAAGTTTCCCTTCAATCATACAGTCAGCCAGGATATTACATCCGGCATTATGATTATGTACTGCAGTTGGATGCTGTCAATGCAACTAGCAGCGCAACAGTGAAGGGTGATGCCACGTTTGGGCGGACTAATTTCTAA